In Littorina saxatilis isolate snail1 unplaced genomic scaffold, US_GU_Lsax_2.0 scaffold_446, whole genome shotgun sequence, the following proteins share a genomic window:
- the LOC138956415 gene encoding KRAB-A domain-containing protein 2-like produces MINDLKTAQVSSTTKTSRQYKLMKRYEVLQCGPNDKLIRKRSSPDEAPIFFVTLEDTYDTIKTAHIATGHGGRDRMLKELEKKFANIQRDSVELFKSYCLVCQEKQKRQKTKGVVVRPILTEEFNSRSQVDLVDYQSMEDGGYKWIMVYQDHLTKFVVLRPLTSKRACQVALQLVDIFTLFGAPVILQSDNGSEFTAVVIRELRDLWPELKLVHGKPRHPQSQGSVERANGDIKDMLTAWMSDHQTTRWSLGLKFVQFMKNRAYHSGLKRSPYRAMFGVEPRVGLSSTWLPEALIDEMQTEEDLRER; encoded by the exons ATGATCAACGACCTCAAGACAGCACAGGTGTCATCGACAACCAAAACATCACGCCAGTACAAACTGATGAAGAG GTATGAGGTGCTGCAGTGCGGTCCAAATGACAAGCTGATCCGAAAAAGATCCTCACCTGATGAAGCCCCGATCTTCTTTGTCACCCTTGAAGATACCTACGACACCATCAAGACTGCACACATCGCCACCGGTCACGGAGGGCGCGATAGGATGCTGAAGGAACTGGAAAAGaaatttgccaatatccaaagaGACAGTGTAGAACTGTTTAAGTCTTATTGCCTCGTGTGCCAGGAGAAACAAAAGCGACAGAAAACCAAAGGTGTCGTCGTGCGACCTATTCTCACAGAGGAATTCAATTCCAGAAGCCAAGTGGACCTTGTGGACTACCAGTCGATGGAGGATGGCGGCTACAAATGGATTATGGTCTATCAAGATCACCTCACCAAATTTGTAGTCTTGCGACCGCTGACATCAAAAAGGGCGTGCCAAGTAGCCCTTCAGCTCGTGGACATTTTTACTCTTTTCGGGGCTCCAGTGATCCTTCAATCGGACAATGGAAGCGAGTTCACTGCAGTTGTCATCAGAGAACTACGAGATCTGTGGCCAGAATTAAAACTCGTTCATGGAAAACCTCGTCATCCTCAGTCACAAGGCTCTGTAGAGAGGGCCAACGGTGACATCAAGGACATGCTGACTGCTTGGATGTCGGATCACCAAACAACGCGTTGGTCATTGGGTCTAAAGTTCGTGCAGTTCATGAAAAACCGAGCCTACCATTCAGGATTGAAAAGATCCCCGTACAGAGCCATGTTTGGCGTCGAGCCCAGAGTTGGGCTGTCTTCCACGTGGCTGCCAGAGGCCCTGATTGATGAAATGCAAACAGAAGAGGACCTTCGAGAAAGA